The following coding sequences are from one Coffea arabica cultivar ET-39 chromosome 11e, Coffea Arabica ET-39 HiFi, whole genome shotgun sequence window:
- the LOC140021046 gene encoding uncharacterized protein — MDGNLLGGKSFYFQYFQLDSLGFLPFNTHNSITVIALEDQFLHQPTGEQVPPEILNSARFYPYFKDCVGAIDGTHVRVKVSSIDAAKYRGRKEHPTQNVLAACSLNMRFTYVLPGWEGTASDSRIIKNALTREDKLIIPNGKYYLVDAGFMLRRGLLTPYRNVRYHLKEYSSQQPQNFRELFNLRHSSLRNAIERAFGVLKKRFPIIGDTQPTYSVEIQSQIVLACCILHNFLMEFDPDLEYINEVDEELARQSPSEEESGDISAEKDHAQGESLRNEIAMQMCNDYIL; from the exons ATGGACGGAAACTTGTTAGGCGGCAAAAG CTTTTACTTTCAATACTTCCAACTGGATTCACTTGGCTTTCTTCCGTTCAACACCCACAATTCAATAACAG ttatagcaTTGGAGGATCAATTTCTTCACCAGCCTACGGGAGAACAAGTTCCTCCGGAAATACTTAATAGTGCAAGATTTTATCCATATTTTAAG GATTGTGTGGGTGCAATTGATGGAACCCATGTTCGCGTTAAAGTGTCCAGCATTGATGCGGCAAAATATCGTGGTAGAAAAGAGCATCCAACACAAAATGTGCTAGCTGCATGTTCTTTGAATATGAGATTCACATATGTTCTACCCGGTTGGGAGGGAACTGCATCGGATTCGAGAATCATAAAAAATGCGCTCACTAGAGAAGATAAATTAATCATTCCTAATG GTAAATATTATCTTGTTGATGCTGGATTCATGTTGAGAAGGGGACTTCTTACACCTTATAGAAATGTAAGGTATCACTTGAAGGAATACTCAAGTCAACAACCGCAaaactttcgagaactattcaATTTGCGACATTCATCATTGCGTAATGCAATTGAGAGAGCATTTGGTGTCTTGAAAAAACGGTTTCCAATCATTGGAGATACTCAACCAACTTATAGTGTTGAAATACAATCACAAattgtgcttgcttgttgtaTATTACATAATTTTCTCATGGAGTTTGATCCTGACTTGGAGTACATTAATGAAGTGGATGAGGAATTGGCACGTCAATCTCCATCGGAGGAAGAAAGTGGCGATATATCTGCTGAAAAAGATCATGCTCAAGGAGAGAGTTTAAGGAATGAAATAGCAATGCAAATGTGTAATGATTATATACTATGA
- the LOC140021288 gene encoding uncharacterized protein, translating to MKKDPSIMKENMKWTLVMDEVFIQALLDQHYKGFCVDGTFTPTAYNNIINELKEKLGIEFTKSHLKNRLKTLKEHFKESYDFFRNGKLSGFSWNPFTKTWYAEPEVWEQLLQEKPEAIRWKTKVINHYDSLEELFAKDRATGQGAETAKEKRMRWMNEPNGVQFESIIEIDDMLCQNEISLENFNNSSKELDAQRSKACNNKQSQGTIATQGKKRKVTCDEEFESLKGALHNVADALREGNTILEKSRPRVYSEKEIYDELVNIGVETDLIDDYYVFLCQNTEKVRSFFGCLSERRRNILNKLMNGF from the exons ATGAAGAAAGATCCAAGCATTATGAAGGAAAACATGAAATGGACTTTAGTAATGGATGAAGTCTTCATTCAAGCCCTTTTGGATCAGCATTATAAAGGATTTTGTGTGGACGGAACTTTTACACCAACTGCATACAATAATATTATCAATGAGTTGAAGGAGAAACTTGGAATAGAATTTACCAAAAGCCATTTGAAGAATCGATTGAAGACACTCAAGGAACACTTCAAGGAGTCCTATGATTTCTTTAGAAATGGAAAATTGAGTGGTTTTTCTTGGAATCCATTCACAAAAACTTGGTACGCTGAACCTGAAGTTTGGGAACAACTTCTACAG GAAAAACCTGAAGCTATAAGGTGGAAGACTAAAGTTATCAACCATTATGACAGCTTAGAAGAACTTTTTGCTAAAGATAGGGCAACAGGACAGGGTGCTGAAACAGCGAAAGAGAAACGTATGCGTTGGATGAATGAACCAAATGGAGTGCAGTTTGAAAGTATTATTGAGATTGACGACATGCTATGTCAAAATGAGATCAGTCTAGAGAACTTCAATAATTCAAGTAAGGAGTTGGATGCACAACGATCAAAGGCATGTAACAACAAACAATCTCAAGGTACAATagcaacacaaggtaagaaaagaaaagtcacATGTGATGAAGAATTTGAAAGTTTGAAGGGTGCACTTCACAATGTTGCTGATGCACTAAGAGAAGGTAATACTATTCTTGAAAAATCTAGGCCACGGGTATATTCAGAGAAAGAGATTTATGATGAACTTGTTAATATTGGAGTTGAGACAGACCTGATTGATGATTATTATGTGTTCCTTTGTCAAAACACCGAGAAAGTAAGAAGTTTCTTTGGGTGCCTATCGGAAAGGCGTAGGAATATTTTGAACAAACTGATGAATGGATTTTAG